The DNA region CATCGATTGCTGCAACAGGACTGCTTTCACGCGGAGAATTAGCACGAAGAAATATTGTATTTACAGATACGGCTGATCATGAAATTCTATCAGGGAGGGAAAGGCTTGGCCTTTCGGATTATATTCCTTTTCACTTTCATCATCAGACATCATATGACAGTGGTGTTAAATACAGCCACATTAATACGGTTTTTATTTACATTCGTATAACAAGAAAGTTTCAGATATAATAGGATTTCCACCGCCATTTATTGACGTTGACGAAAACGGAATATACTTTTAGAGGAAGGGGCGAATCACCATGTTTAGGTTTACCACGGGAGATATATTGAAATCTGATGCCTATGCATTAATAAACACCGTTAACTGCGAAGGCTTCATGGGCAAAGGCCTGGCGTATCAGTTTAAGCTCCGCTCCCCTGAAATGAATAATGAATATATCCGTAAGTGCAAAGCACATGAACTGACTCCCGGAACATTGCATTGTTATAAAACCGATGATAAACTCATTATCAATTTTCCTACTAAGGACAAATGGCGCGAAAAATCAAAAATCAGTTTTATCACATCAGGACTGGATGCACTTATAAAAGCAATAAATGATTACCATATTGATTCAATTGCAATTCCTCCTCTCGGAAGCGGAAACGGCGGTCTCAATTGGAATGAAGTACGCGAGATCATCATCGAAAAATTATCCGCTGTCAGCGAACATACTGATATAATTATCTACGAACCGGCACTCAGCGGCACAGCATCTTCAAAAAAAGAGCCACAGTTATCATTATCTGCCCTGATACTTATGCTTATCAAATTCAAACTTGAAAAGTCTCATTTCAATAAGATTGGTCTTCAGAAAACCGTATATTTCATGAATATCCTTTCAGGCACTAATCTTTTCAGTTTTAAAAAAGCACCTTACGGACCTTTTGACAGTTCAATCAGCAGGGTTTCTGATGAAATAAAATATTTTCAGCAATATTATAACGGAATAAACACCAGAGAGGCTTATGATTTGCTGATGCAAAAGCTTATCAGCAAAAAAGTGAAAGATCAGTTAGATTTTTATGAACCGTTTATAAACAAAGCCGCCTCATTCACTAATCATTTCTCTTCAACAAAAGAAGTTGAAGGAGCTGGAACAGCTCTTTTCATTATTCAGAATCACCCAGGTATCAGTGAAAATGAAATAATCAACGAATTTCAAAACTGGTCAAAAGACAAGGCAGCCCGCTTTTCTGAAGATTCCATCATACAAGCTGTAAATGAACTCGAAAACTATGGATTTATAGAAAACTCACTATGCGGATACCAGATTGCAAGATGAATTGCATAAAATGGTAGCAGCTCATCCGAGCTGCATTCAATAATTTTCACCTCAGTTCTGAGGTGAAAATGACCTTTTAATAACAAAACTATCCCCCTGCTTTCTCTAAAACTGAAGTCAGGGGGATTTGTTTATGCCTTATTTTCTTCTCTGTTCCATAGCCGAAAAGAATTCCTCCGCTGAAACTCCTTCACCGGCTTTTGCCTGAGCTATGCCTCATTCCATCTTTGCGTTAAATTCTTCTTTTGTCATTTCTTCGAGTGAAACAGGATGTTTGGATGGGATTGAAGGACGATGTAAATACTCCGTAAGAGCATTCTTCAGATATTTATAACGTTCAAACTTCTCCGCCTTCGCAAAATGTACTTCACGGAACTGCTCAGGATTACTGCTGTAATCGAGTTTTTCGTCTCCGAACTGCTCACTGGTAAGGTCAAACGCCACATCTCCGACAACGTTGTAGCAGTGATAATTGCCGCCGCTTCGAAGAATACCATAAACCTTTCCTCCGAAAATATCCTGTGCGAGAAATGCAGTTATCGAGCACTGACCAAGTGTTTTATTATCTTCGCTCCAGAGCTTACGAAGACGCGGCGCACATGTGTACTCGCACCAGATCTCTGAAAGGATATCATAAAGCTTACGTGGATCTTTTATATCCTTAAATTCATCATTTACCGGCTGAACATTAGCATCTTCCCAGCCGTAGAAATTGTAATTCATCGTATTCACTCCTTGTATAAAGGTTATTTTCTCCTCAGTTCTGAGGTGAAAATTATCAATAGCAGCTCAAATGAGCTGCCACCATTTTCACATATCCAGTGCACTCAGATCCACTTCATGTTTCAGTTCATGTTCAGGTTTCTGTTGTGTATAGAACATTATCATATACCAAGGTAGATAATCAACATCATCTTTTTCTACATTGCCTTTGCAGAAAACTGTTGCTTTACCGAACTTCCATTCCGTTACAGTTCTTACTCTGTCAAGGGCATTATGCTTTTTATAATCGTTTCCGGATTTTATTTCAATAAGATCGACCTTCATTCCATTCTGAGTGATGAAATCAAGTTCACCGTATCTTTTTGAATCGAAATAATAGAGACCGAAACCATTTGCTTTCAGTTCCTGTGCCATGACATTTTCGAGAA from Ruminococcus sp. HUN007 includes:
- a CDS encoding DarT ssDNA thymidine ADP-ribosyltransferase family protein: MSIKGGKLLYHLTTLDALPSIAATGLLSRGELARRNIVFTDTADHEILSGRERLGLSDYIPFHFHHQTSYDSGVKYSHINTVFIYIRITRKFQI
- a CDS encoding macro domain-containing protein; protein product: MFRFTTGDILKSDAYALINTVNCEGFMGKGLAYQFKLRSPEMNNEYIRKCKAHELTPGTLHCYKTDDKLIINFPTKDKWREKSKISFITSGLDALIKAINDYHIDSIAIPPLGSGNGGLNWNEVREIIIEKLSAVSEHTDIIIYEPALSGTASSKKEPQLSLSALILMLIKFKLEKSHFNKIGLQKTVYFMNILSGTNLFSFKKAPYGPFDSSISRVSDEIKYFQQYYNGINTREAYDLLMQKLISKKVKDQLDFYEPFINKAASFTNHFSSTKEVEGAGTALFIIQNHPGISENEIINEFQNWSKDKAARFSEDSIIQAVNELENYGFIENSLCGYQIAR